In Fundulus heteroclitus isolate FHET01 unplaced genomic scaffold, MU-UCD_Fhet_4.1 scaffold_92, whole genome shotgun sequence, one genomic interval encodes:
- the si:ch211-284e13.5 gene encoding zinc finger protein 263 translates to MKPRQSGTQRGAFAHSLRGCEAVQSIQEELVAAIHGALEVAVELAVREVRTLVGQATSDMYEELRKENESLKEKLQRAEQLLDCVRLEGNDSGVGQEDGAPHPTPCAPNTNSTLDSAELRGEPAGHSGLGPDPRDKSVSGHEELRSDRVMAKNDPEKSHNKDVTGITSQMIALKAEAVITPCQSPQAPKSMSPLSTASKSTLEQVTIKQEELEEERSGASCCLNLIKEEHLSLEGIKWPPEVTDIRSQDPKAHLLSGREDRARPPNMSTSLPPPSHLQSTSPEFPNVFHLAEQASVSQAPPQVHGARPRRARNVSTIPMCKFCGQTFPVPSSLRRHYNQCLQRLQQCRQPSEAGGTRTRLQLYPPGCSPFHCTVCNREFNRLENLKTHLRIHTGEMPYTCSVCLKCFRHSGALTRHFRIHTGEKPYTCGQCGKSFRNCGGLRLHQRSHSEHLK, encoded by the exons ATGAAGCCACGGCAGTCTGGGACGCAACGGGGAGCATTTGCGCATTCGTTGCGCGGATGTGAGGCTGTGCAGTCCATCCAAGAGGAGCTTGTTGCTGCCATACACGGAGCCCTGGAGGTGGCTGTGGAGCTCGCTGTGCGGGAGGTGAGGACGCTCGTTGGTCAGGCGACAAGCGACATGTATGAAGAGCTACGGAAGGAGAACGAGTCGCTGAAGGAGAAGCTGCAGCGAGCTGAGCAGCTGCTGGACTGTGTGCGCTTAGAGGGAAATGACAGTGGCGTGGGGCAAGAAGACGGAGCGCCCCACCCCACCCCGTGCGCTCCAAACACAAACTCTACACTGGATAGCGCTGAGCTCAGAGGCGAGCCTGCAGGTCACAGCGGCCTTGGCCCGGACCCCCGAGATAAATCTGTGAGCGGACATGAGGAGCTGCGATCTGATCGTGTTATGGCGAAGAATGACCCCGAAAAGAGTCATAATAAAG ATGTCACTGGAATCACATCTCAGATGATTGCATTGAAAGCAGAAGCCGTGATCACACCGTGTCAAAGCCCACAAGCTCCAAAGTCGATGTCACCCCTCAGCACTGCCAGCAAATCCACATTGGAGCAAGTTACCATAAAGCAGGAAGAACTAGAAGAGGAAAGGAGTGGAGCGTCTTGCTGTTTGAACTTAATTAAAGAGGAACATTTAAGCCTAGAGGGAATCAAGTGGCCACCAGAGGTGACAGATATTCGGAGCCAAGACCCCAAGGCTCATCTTCTCAGTGGAAGGGAGGATCGAG CTCGCCCTCCAAACATGAGTACCAGCCTCCCACCACCCTCACATCTTCAGTCCACCTCCCCAGAGTTTCCAAACGTCTTCCATCTGGCAGAACAAGCGTCTGTATCACAAGCTCCTCCTCAAGTCCACGGCGCCCGCCCCAGGAGGGCTCGCAACGTCTCCACCATCCCCATGTGTAAATTCTGCGGTCAGACCTTCCCAGTGCCCAGCTCGCTGCGGCGACACTACAATCAGTGCCTGCAGAGGCTCCAGCAGTGTCGGCAGCCGTCTGAAGCGGGAGGCACAAGGACCAGGCTGCAGCTCTACCCCCCGGGCTGCAGCCCCTTCCACTGCACCGTTTGCAACCGAGAGTTCAACCGCTTGGAGAACCTGAAGACCCACCTGCGCATCCACACCGGAGAGATGCCGTACACCTGCTCTGTGTGCCTCAAGTGTTTCCGCCACTCGGGAGCGCTGACCCGGCATTTCCGCATCCACACCGGAGAGAAGCCGTACACCTGCGGGCAGTGCGGGAAGTCCTTCAGGAACTGTGGCGGGCTCAGGCTCCACCAGCGCTCTCACAGCGAGCACCTAAAGTAG
- the avpi1 gene encoding arginine vasopressin-induced protein 1, producing MAEALELGSTDGSLPAEWKLSSRRSRKSGYSNIFSGVNLHQLHKLFRTAGDRNAEHRAKLVWQDIEANLEGAEEEKLNDEEQREDEVGLAQALVGLRVRARNKAGIRVDGHSEHKWVRTSGYLRVQEPVAVYNVEDNDDQTESLEKLKLPAEEDLTGNQNPFKPSSWRLGIRMEGARDSERYLHRILH from the exons ATGGCAGAGGCTCTGGAACTCGGCTCCACTGACGGCTCTCTGCCTGCAGAGTGGAAACTCTCCAGTCGACGCAGTAGGAAATCTGGGTATTCCAACATCTTCTCAGGGGTGAACCTACATCAGCTGCACAAGCTGTTCAGAACAGCGGGGGACAGAAATGCGGAGCATCGGGCGAAGCTGGTGTGGCAGGACATTGAAGCCAATCTGGAAGGCGCAGAGGAAGAAAAGCTGAATGACgaggagcagagagaagatGAAGTGGGCCTGGCCCAGGCCTTGGTGGGACTGAGAGTTCGAGCCAGGAATAAGGCTGGAATAAGAGTGGATGGACACAGCGAACACAAGTGGGTCAGAACATCAGGGTATCTCAG GGTTCAGGAGCCAGTAGCTGTCTACAATGTAGAAGATAACGATGATCAGACAGAAAGTCTGGAGAAATTAAAATTGCCAGCTGAGGAAGACCTTACAGGGAATCAAAACCCCTTCAAGCCATCATCGTGGAGGTTGGGCATTAGGATGGAGGGTGCCAGAGACTCTGAGCGCTACCTTCACCGCATCCTCCACTGA